The sequence GGTGGGTGGGGTGGGGGCGGCGGCGAAGGTCGTCGCGCTCCCGTCCACCGACAGCGTCAGCGCGTTCCCGAACCCGCCCGTGCAGCTCGAGGGGATGGTGATCGAGACGGTCCCCGCGAGGAGCTCGAGCTCGTTGGCGGGCTGCGTCCAGGTGCTGCCGTTGAGCGGGATGTCGGTGGACCCGCCCTTGGTCGCCACCACCGACGGCGACGCGAGACGCGCGCTGGCGCCGATGCTGCTGCCGGTCACCGCAGGCCCGGACGGATCCGCCGGACCCGGGGTGGCGGTGGCGGCGCCGGTGCCGCCGATCCCCTGGCCGGTGAGCTGGAACGGGGTGACCGCGGAGCTGTCCACGGCGGCGGTGTGGACGCACCCCGGCCTGAGGGCCGCCGCGGCGTAGGAGGTTGCGGCGAGGGATGCGCAGAGCGCGATGTAGCCCACGGCATTGCCGCGAACGTGGGCGGAGATCCTGTGACTCATGCGAGGCTCCGATTGACGTTGGGGGGGCCGGGACAGCGTCACCTCGATCGGCTCCCGTCGCAGCCGGCCCAGGGTCCGGCACCCGCTGTCCGTCCGGCCAGCCCCGCCCTCCGGCGGACGTTCCGCAGGTTCGTGGTTGAATGAGGAGAAACGGCTCCGGACGGGGTCAGGAGGCGACGGTCGTGATCTTCGAGCAGTACTACCTCGAATGCCTCTCGCAGGCGTCGTACCTCGTCGCCGACGAAACCACCGGCCGCGCCGTCATCGTCGACCCTCGCCGCGACATCGACCAGTACCTCGAGTCGGCGAGGGAGCACGGTGTCAGGATCGAGCTGGTCATCGAGACGCACTTCCATGCCGACTTCCTCTCCGGTCACCTCGAGCTGGCGCGGGCGACCGGCGCCGAGATCGCCTTCGGGGCGCGCGCGAAGCCCGAGTTCGCGGCGCGAGCGCTGCACGACGGTGAGCGGATCAGGCTCGGCGACGTGGCCCTCGAGATCCTGGAGACCCCCGGGCACACGCCCGAGTCGATCAGCATCGTCGTGTACGAGCACCCCGACGACACCGTCCCCTACGGGGTGCTCACCGGCGACACCCTGTTCATCGGCGACGTCGGGCGGCCCGACCTGCTCTCGTCGCTCGGAGCGACCTCCGACCAGCTCGCGAGCATGCTCCACGACTCGCTGACCGGCAGGCTCATGAGGCTCCCCGACCCCACCCGTGTGTTCCCGGGACACGGCGCCGGCTCGGCGTGCGGCAAGAACCTGTCCACCGCCCTGTCGTCGACGATCGGCGAGCAGCGCGCATCGAACTACGCGCTCCAGCCGATGTCGCGCGAGGAGTTCGTCCACGTCGTGACCGAGGGTCAGTCCGCGGCGCCCGCATACTTCGCCTTCGACGCGATGCGCAACCGCGAGGCCCACGAGCTCCTCCACGAGCACGAGGCCCCGACACCGCTGACGATCGAGGCCGTCCTCGAGCACGGCCGCCGGGGTGCGGTCCTGCTCGACACCCGCGAGCCCGGTGCGTTCGCGACCGGCAGCCTGCTCGGCTCGGTGAACGTCGGTCTCGAGGGTCGCTACGCGCAGTACGTCGGCAGCGTGGTGCGCCCCGACGAGCAGATCGTGCTGCTGACCGAGCCGGGCACCGAGCTCGAGGCGAGGATCCGGCTCGGCCGGATCGGCTACGACCGCGTCGTCGGATGCGTCGAGAACCTCTACGAGGTGTTCCAGCAGCACCCCGAGCTGGTGCGGGCGGGCTCGCGGCTCACCGCCGCGGCCTTCGACGAGAGACGGCGCACCATTCCCGGCCTCCAGGTCGTGGATGTGCGAAACCCGGGCGAGGTCGAGCAGGGCTCGGTGCCGGGCGCCGCCGCCATCCCCCTGCCGCGACTGCGCGAGGAGATCGGCAGGCTCGACCCGACCCTGCCCACCGTCGTGCTCTGCGCGGGCGGCTACCGCTCGTCGATCGCTGCGAGCCTGCTGCGCCGTGTGGGCTTCGACGACGTGTCCGACGTCCTCGGCGGCTACCAGGCCTGGGAGGGCGCGCAGTCGCGCAGGGCTGTGATCACCTGACCGCCAGACCCGTGGTGTCGCTGAGGAACTCCGCCATCCCGTCGAGCTCGGGGGAGACGAGGATGGCACTGATCACCAGCGCCGCGGTGCGGCGCCCGACCGGCTTCGCCCGGAGGATGCGGCTGACCACCGCGACGCCGACCCCGGCCCTGACCGCGAGCTCGTCGGCACTGACGCCCCGTCCGTCCATCGCAGCCCGGACCCTCTCGACGTCGAGCACGACGTAGGGGGAGTGACGGGAGGGGAAGATGGCGATCGTGGCACTGCTGGTCATGACCCAGCGATGCTGACGCGGGCGCGGGCGCGGGCCACTGGCCGGTGGGACGGCCCCGGGCGGCCCGCGCGGACGGTGACGGTGGGCACCCTCTCCGCGCCCCGGCGTCGCCACCGGGTCGCTGAGGGCGCGCATCCGGGGGGAGGTGCTGGTGTCCTGATCCGGCCAATTCAGTGCAGAACATCGTATGGACGCGCCGCCAGCAAGAACCTCGGACGGACGGTCTGAGGCTTTCTGATACCTTGGGTGGCATGAGGCCCGTCACCGAGGGAGGAGCCGGAGCCATGTCGAGTAGGACGGTGTCGCGGACGCTGCTCACCGCCTGGATCCGTGCCGCGGAGGTCCTCGCGGCCGCGGTCATGTATGCGGCGGTGGCGGTTGCCGCGGCGCTGGCGCTGCACATCGTGCTCGTGTTCCTCGACGCCAACCCGGCGAACGCCATCGTGATCTTCGTACGGGGCCTCGCCGACCGCCTCGTCGGCCCCTTCCAGCTGCTCTTCACCCCCAAGGACCCGAAGCAGCAGGTCGCCATCAACTACGGGCTGGCCGCAGCGGTCTACCTGGCGGCGGGCGGCCTCGTCTCACGGGCGATCCGTGCGCTGGGAGGCAGGTTCGCCCGCTGACCCGAGCCGCCACCTCAGGAGATCTCGTGCATCCGCGGGTGCTCGTGGAAGAAGCGGAGCATCTCCCGGGTCGCATCGGGCCCCAGCGGATCGGTGAACGAGCCGGCACGGCTGCCTCCCGACCAGGCGTGGCCCGCGCCGTGGATCAGCCAGCACTCGGCGACGACCTGACCGCCGGCAGCGCGGTGGATCGTGCGGGTGAACGCGCGCCCTCGCGGCACCTGTCCGCTGCTGCTCGCCGCCGTGCCGTCCGGCAGCCCGGCCGCCTCGAGCACCCGCTGCGCATTGCGGGCGTTCACGGTGGTGTCCCTGTCGCCGTGGAAGACGATCGTGGGCACGGTGGTCCTTCCGGCAGGGGCCGCCGTTCCCGACGCTCTCGGTGCACCCTGCCGCATCGCGGCGAACGCCGTGGGAAGGTCGTGCGCCGCACCGGCGGGAATGCCCGAATGGACGGCGACGGAGGCGTACAGCTCGGGGTAGGCGGTCGCCGTGATCGCCGCCATCGCCCCGCCCGCCGACATGCCGGCGAGGTGGACACGGCGATCGTCCACACGGTGGAGGGACATGACCTGCCGGGTGATCCCGGAGATGATGGCGGGCTCACCGCCGTCGCGCCGCTGGTGCGCCGGCAGGAACCAGTTCCAGCACCTCGACGGGTTGGCGGCGGTGCTCTGTTCCGGGTAT comes from Candidatus Dormiibacterota bacterium and encodes:
- a CDS encoding PHB depolymerase family esterase, whose protein sequence is MNEALRLTLAGNPAEATATIRRALAGGGPATLVSTPSRAALMPPVEAPPSTGRFLSYSYTGAAGSRAYRLYVPSGCAGQPVPLVVMLHGCTQNPEQSAAGTRLNALAEEGTFLVAYPEQSTAANPSRCWNWFLPAHQRRDGGEPAIISGITRQVMSLHRVDDRRVHLAGMSAGGAMAAITATAYPELYASVAVHSGIPAGAAHDLPTAFAAMRQGAPRASGTAAPAGRTTVPTIVFHGDRDTTVNARNAQRVLEAAGLPDGTAASSSGQVPRGRAFTRTIHRAAGGQVVAECWLIHGAGHAWSGGSRAGSFTDPLGPDATREMLRFFHEHPRMHEIS
- a CDS encoding rhodanese-like domain-containing protein translates to MIFEQYYLECLSQASYLVADETTGRAVIVDPRRDIDQYLESAREHGVRIELVIETHFHADFLSGHLELARATGAEIAFGARAKPEFAARALHDGERIRLGDVALEILETPGHTPESISIVVYEHPDDTVPYGVLTGDTLFIGDVGRPDLLSSLGATSDQLASMLHDSLTGRLMRLPDPTRVFPGHGAGSACGKNLSTALSSTIGEQRASNYALQPMSREEFVHVVTEGQSAAPAYFAFDAMRNREAHELLHEHEAPTPLTIEAVLEHGRRGAVLLDTREPGAFATGSLLGSVNVGLEGRYAQYVGSVVRPDEQIVLLTEPGTELEARIRLGRIGYDRVVGCVENLYEVFQQHPELVRAGSRLTAAAFDERRRTIPGLQVVDVRNPGEVEQGSVPGAAAIPLPRLREEIGRLDPTLPTVVLCAGGYRSSIAASLLRRVGFDDVSDVLGGYQAWEGAQSRRAVIT